A window from Gopherus flavomarginatus isolate rGopFla2 chromosome 4, rGopFla2.mat.asm, whole genome shotgun sequence encodes these proteins:
- the NDUFAF5 gene encoding arginine-hydroxylase NDUFAF5, mitochondrial isoform X3, which yields MLCLHWVNDLPRAFREIHQVLKPDGVFIGAMFGGETLYELRCSLQLAELEREGGFSPHVSPFTDVTDLGHLLGRAGFNTLTVDTDEIQVNYPGMFEIMEDLKGMGESNCSWNRKPILHRETMLAAAAIYQEMYGSNDGSVPATFEIYYMIGWKFQESQARPAQRGSATVSFGDLAKINALISRKK from the exons ATGCTCTG tTTGCATTGGGTGAATGACCTTCCTAGAGCTTTTAGAGAG ATTCATCAAGTCCTTAAGCCAGATGGAGTATTTATTGGTGCCATGTTTGGAGGAGAAACTCTGTATGAACTTCGCTGTTCTTTGCAGCTAGCAGAACTGGAAAGAGAAGGAGGATTCTCACCACATGTATCTCCCTTCACTGATGTCACTGATTTAGGACATCTGCTGGGAAGAGCTGGCTTTAACACGTTGACTGTG GATACTGATGAAATTCAAGTCAACTATCCAGGGATGTTTGAGATCATGGAAGATTTGAAAG GTATGGGAGAGAGTAATTGTTCTTGGAATAGGAAACCTATCCTACACAGAGAAACCATGTTGGCAGCTGCAGCAATATATCAAG AAATGTATGGAAGTAATGATGGTTCAGTACCTGCTACATTTGAGATTTATTACATGATAGGCTGGAAATTCCAAGAGTCACAG gcaaGACCTGCCCAGAGAGGTTCTGCAACAGTGTCATTTGGCGATCTGGCAAAAATAAATGCACTTATTTCAAGAAAAAAGTAG
- the NDUFAF5 gene encoding arginine-hydroxylase NDUFAF5, mitochondrial isoform X4 — protein MFGGETLYELRCSLQLAELEREGGFSPHVSPFTDVTDLGHLLGRAGFNTLTVDTDEIQVNYPGMFEIMEDLKGMGESNCSWNRKPILHRETMLAAAAIYQEMYGSNDGSVPATFEIYYMIGWKFQESQARPAQRGSATVSFGDLAKINALISRKK, from the exons ATGTTTGGAGGAGAAACTCTGTATGAACTTCGCTGTTCTTTGCAGCTAGCAGAACTGGAAAGAGAAGGAGGATTCTCACCACATGTATCTCCCTTCACTGATGTCACTGATTTAGGACATCTGCTGGGAAGAGCTGGCTTTAACACGTTGACTGTG GATACTGATGAAATTCAAGTCAACTATCCAGGGATGTTTGAGATCATGGAAGATTTGAAAG GTATGGGAGAGAGTAATTGTTCTTGGAATAGGAAACCTATCCTACACAGAGAAACCATGTTGGCAGCTGCAGCAATATATCAAG AAATGTATGGAAGTAATGATGGTTCAGTACCTGCTACATTTGAGATTTATTACATGATAGGCTGGAAATTCCAAGAGTCACAG gcaaGACCTGCCCAGAGAGGTTCTGCAACAGTGTCATTTGGCGATCTGGCAAAAATAAATGCACTTATTTCAAGAAAAAAGTAG